Within Pseudomonas paeninsulae, the genomic segment CGGCATCAATGGCGTCGGCATCGCTGCCGACGCGGCCGGTCGCGGCCTGTCGGTGTTCCTTTGCGAAAAGGACGATCTGGCCGAGCACACTTCCTCGGCCAGCAGCAAGCTGATCCACGGCGGCCTGCGCTACCTCGAACATTACGAATTCCGCCTGGTACGCGAAGCCCTGGCCGAACGCGAAGTGCTGCTGGCCAAGGCGCCGCATATCGTCAAGCCGTTGCGTTTCATCCTGCCGCACCGTCCGCACTTGCGCCCGGCCTGGATGATTCGCGCCGGCCTGTTTCTCTACGATCACCTGGGTAAGCGCGAGAAGCTGCCGGGCTCGCGCAGCCTGAGTTTCGGCGCGGGCAGCCCGCTGAAGGCCGAGATCACCCGCGGCTTCGAATATTCCGACTGCTGGGTCGACGACGCCCGCCTGGTCGTGCTCAACGCCATGGCCGCTCGCGAACAGGGCGCCCATGTGCACACCCGCACCCGTTGCGTCAGCGCACGGCGCAGCAAGGGCTTGTGGCATATCCACCTGGAACGCGCCGATGGCAGCCTGTTCTCGATCCGCGCCCGCGCCCTGGTCAACGCCGCCGGCCCCTGGGTGGCACGCTTTATCCGCGAGGATCTCAAGCAGGATTCGCCCTATGGCATTCGCCTGATCCAGGGCAGCCATATCATCGTGCCCAAGCTGTTCGACGGCGAAGAGGCCTACATCCTGCAGAACGAAGACCGCCGCATCGTCTTCGCCATCCCCTACCTCGACCGCTTCACCCTGATCGGCACCACCGACCGCGAATACACCGGCGACCCGGCCAAGGTGGCGATCAGCGATGAGGAAACCGCTTATCTGCTGCAGGTGGTCAACGCCCACTTCAAACAGCAACTGAGCCGCGACGACATCCTGCACAGTTTCGCCGGGGTGCGGCCACTGTGCGACGACGAATCCGACCAACCTTCCGCCGTCACCCGCGACTACACCCTGGCGCTGTCCGGCCAACCGGGCGAGGCGCCGTTGCTCTCGGTATTCGGCGGCAAGCTGACCACCTACCGCAAATTGGCGGAGTCGGCACTGGCGCAATTGGCGCCGCACTTCCCGCAGATGAAACCGTGCTGGACCGCCACTGCCCTGCTCCCCGGCGCGGAAAACCTGGAAAGCCAAAGTGCCATGGTCGAAGCCCTGTGCGCACGCTGCGGCTGGCTGCCGACCGCCCTCGCCCGGCGCTGGGCCAGTTGTTATGGCAGCCGCAGCTGGCTGCTGCTCGAGGGCGTGCAACAACAGAGCGACCTCGGCGAACACCTGGGTGGCGGCCTGTATGCACGCGAAGTGGATTACCTGTGCCAGCACGAATGGGCCATCGACGCCGCCGATATCCTCTGGCGGCGGACCAAGCTGGGGTTGTTCATGACGCCCTCACAGCAGGCGCGTTTGAGCCGCTACCTGGGCGTGCATGCGCCGCACAGCCCGGAAGATGCCCACGCCATCTGATTGCCTGCGAGTCCTGAATTGCAGTTCCCTTTGCCCCGCCGATCGCCCGAGACGCGGGGCTTTTTTTCGACGCGAATTATTGGGGACGCCAGTCGCGCAGGAACGCAGCGGACAGTCCGTCTGTTGTGCCGGATGCAGCCAGACGCTGGGGGATGGCTTCGCGAGAAGCCCCGTTCTCAGGGCGCAGATGATCCGCTCAGCCGTCCTTGGCCCTGCCCCGCGCTACAACTGCGCCCAATGCCCATCCTGGCGATGCGCTCGTAAATGCGGCAGCACCGCCGCCAGCAACGGCTCCTTGAACGCCTCCTGGAACCGATGGGCCAGGCCGGGAATCAGCTTCAGCTCACTGCCCTTGATATGCGCGGCGACATGCACGCCGTGCATCACCGGCAGCAGCGGATCGGCGGTGCCGTGCACCACCAGGGTCGGCACGCGCAGACGGTTGAGCAGTTCAACCCGGCTCGGTTCGGCGAGGATCGCCAGCAACTGGCGCTCCACCCCCGCTGGATTGAAGGCGCGGTCGTAGGCGATCTCGGCCTGTTGCAGCAGCGCTCGGCGATCATCGCTGACCAATGGACTGCCAAGGGCGGCGAGCAGATCAGCTTGCTGTTCCAGCGCCACTTCGCGGTTTGGCGCCTCGCGTTCGGCCAGCAAGGCCAGCAATGCCGGATTTGGCGCCGGCAGGCCCTGGGCGCCGGAGCTGGTCATGATCAGGGTCAGGCTCTGCACCCGTTCGGGGGCCAGGTCGGCCAGATGCTGGGCGATCATCCCGCCCATGCTGGCGCCGAGCACATGGAACTGGCGCACGCCGAGGGCATCCATCAGGCCGAGGGCATCGCCGGCCATGTCACGTAGGCGGTACGGCGCCGACACCGACAAACCGACCCTATAGCGCAGCGCCTGGTAGACGAGATTGGCCGGCGGCGCAGCCTGAACCCAGGTGCTCAGGCCGACATCGCGGTTATCGAAGCGAATCACCCGCAAGCCCTGCTGGCATAGGCGCGCGACCACCTCGTCCGGCCAATGGATCAACTGCCCACCGAGTCCCATGACCATCAGCAGCGCCGGATCGCTGGCGCGGCCGATGCTTTGATAGGCCAGTTGCACCTCGCCCATTTCGACCTTGACGGTCGGCACCCGGACATCACAACGTTCGCTGGCAAAAACAGGCAAGCCGCAAAGCAGAGCGGCAAGAAAAATCAACACACGCATAGAAACACCGAAACGCAGAACCCCATTGAGACGCGAGTTTGCTGACATTCAGGCGAGCGCGCTGCCACACAAGCATGACAATTTGATGAATCTTGCCGAGCGGTGGCTATCCGGCCACGCTCACTGCGGCAAGCCGAAATCCGCTTTCGGCCTGCCCGTCAGGTTGCCTGACGCATAGCTATCAGGTTTGCGGCAGGGCTTCGGCGCAGGGTAGCGGTGCGCGCTTCTGCACGGAGCGATACAGCAGGCTGGACACCATAAAACCTATCACCGCCAATATGCTCATCAAGGAGAAGACATAGGTGTAGCCCTGCTGACCCGGGAAGTGATCGAGGATCGAGCCATAGATGACATAGGCAAACATGCCGGGGGCATAACCGATCAGGCAGCCGATACCGAAGGCCGAGCCGGTGATATGCGGGGCGATCCCCACCTCACTCATGGGCGCCCAGAACACGCCACGCATGGTGAACACGATCAAGGCGAAGGAGAGCGTGGCGGCCATGCCGGCGTAGATGAAACTGTTG encodes:
- a CDS encoding alpha/beta fold hydrolase codes for the protein MRVLIFLAALLCGLPVFASERCDVRVPTVKVEMGEVQLAYQSIGRASDPALLMVMGLGGQLIHWPDEVVARLCQQGLRVIRFDNRDVGLSTWVQAAPPANLVYQALRYRVGLSVSAPYRLRDMAGDALGLMDALGVRQFHVLGASMGGMIAQHLADLAPERVQSLTLIMTSSGAQGLPAPNPALLALLAEREAPNREVALEQQADLLAALGSPLVSDDRRALLQQAEIAYDRAFNPAGVERQLLAILAEPSRVELLNRLRVPTLVVHGTADPLLPVMHGVHVAAHIKGSELKLIPGLAHRFQEAFKEPLLAAVLPHLRAHRQDGHWAQL
- the glpD gene encoding glycerol-3-phosphate dehydrogenase; the protein is MPTLSNHTAPLAEVYDLAVVGGGINGVGIAADAAGRGLSVFLCEKDDLAEHTSSASSKLIHGGLRYLEHYEFRLVREALAEREVLLAKAPHIVKPLRFILPHRPHLRPAWMIRAGLFLYDHLGKREKLPGSRSLSFGAGSPLKAEITRGFEYSDCWVDDARLVVLNAMAAREQGAHVHTRTRCVSARRSKGLWHIHLERADGSLFSIRARALVNAAGPWVARFIREDLKQDSPYGIRLIQGSHIIVPKLFDGEEAYILQNEDRRIVFAIPYLDRFTLIGTTDREYTGDPAKVAISDEETAYLLQVVNAHFKQQLSRDDILHSFAGVRPLCDDESDQPSAVTRDYTLALSGQPGEAPLLSVFGGKLTTYRKLAESALAQLAPHFPQMKPCWTATALLPGAENLESQSAMVEALCARCGWLPTALARRWASCYGSRSWLLLEGVQQQSDLGEHLGGGLYAREVDYLCQHEWAIDAADILWRRTKLGLFMTPSQQARLSRYLGVHAPHSPEDAHAI